A window of the Coprobacter fastidiosus genome harbors these coding sequences:
- the rplS gene encoding 50S ribosomal protein L19 — protein MDLIKVAEEAFATGKQHPKFKSGDTITVAYRIKEGNKERIQLYRGVVIRISGHGDKKRFTVRKMSENVGVERIFPIESPFIDSITVNKIGKVRRAKLYYLRALTGKKARIKEKRV, from the coding sequence ATGGATCTGATTAAAGTTGCAGAAGAGGCATTTGCTACCGGAAAACAACACCCGAAATTCAAGAGCGGGGATACGATTACCGTAGCATACCGTATCAAAGAAGGTAACAAAGAACGTATACAGTTGTATCGTGGCGTTGTTATCCGTATCTCAGGACACGGTGATAAAAAGCGTTTTACAGTTCGCAAAATGTCTGAGAATGTGGGAGTGGAAAGAATTTTCCCGATCGAATCTCCGTTTATCGACAGTATTACTGTAAATAAAATCGGTAAAGTGCGTCGTGCTAAATTGTATTATTTGCGTGCGCTTACCGGAAAGAAAGCCAGAATCAAAGAAAAGAGAGTGTAA
- a CDS encoding bifunctional metallophosphatase/5'-nucleotidase, with product MRTKILSAFFFLSFITLTLQAETKKIVFIHTNDTHSQIEPTSKSASKDPDMGGILRRKALIDSVRNVEKNVFLVDAGDCVQGTPYFNFFKGKTEIELMNALGYEIGTIGNHEFDNGIEALAQMYSLAKFDIINTNYDVSKTALASKIKPYVIKEIDGITVGFIGLGVNPESLIEAKNFKGIIFHDPIETANKVAAQLKEKGVNVIVILSHIGFEEPGNVPDDIKLAEQSENIDVIIGGHTHTLLPVAKKVKNKLGKDVIIGQTGKSGLNVGIIELTVEKE from the coding sequence ATGCGAACAAAAATTCTATCCGCTTTCTTTTTTTTGAGCTTCATCACGTTGACATTACAGGCGGAAACTAAAAAAATTGTATTTATACACACAAATGACACTCATAGTCAGATAGAGCCGACATCAAAATCAGCTTCTAAAGACCCGGACATGGGAGGAATTTTAAGAAGAAAGGCTCTTATAGATAGTGTTCGTAATGTCGAAAAAAACGTTTTTTTAGTCGATGCCGGAGATTGCGTTCAAGGTACCCCTTATTTTAATTTTTTCAAAGGGAAAACCGAGATAGAACTGATGAACGCTTTAGGCTATGAAATAGGGACGATAGGAAATCACGAATTCGACAACGGAATAGAAGCCCTCGCACAAATGTACTCTCTTGCAAAATTCGATATTATAAATACAAATTACGACGTCAGCAAAACAGCTCTGGCTTCTAAAATAAAACCTTACGTCATCAAAGAAATAGATGGCATTACGGTCGGTTTTATAGGGTTAGGGGTAAATCCGGAAAGTCTTATCGAAGCCAAAAACTTTAAAGGCATCATCTTCCATGATCCTATCGAGACAGCCAATAAAGTAGCGGCACAATTAAAAGAAAAAGGGGTAAACGTCATTGTCATCTTGTCACATATAGGTTTTGAAGAGCCGGGAAACGTGCCTGATGACATCAAATTAGCAGAACAAAGCGAAAATATAGATGTTATTATCGGCGGACATACGCATACTTTATTGCCTGTGGCCAAAAAAGTAAAAAATAAATTAGGAAAAGATGTTATTATCGGGCAAACCGGCAAAAGCGGTCTGAACGTCGGAATCATAGAGTTAACCGTTGAAAAAGAATAA
- a CDS encoding 5'-nucleotidase C-terminal domain-containing protein, translating to MNTLKYIIVGVVLYTITACTATHYTVIESKGYTIPVTERLDASPDASVAEIINIYKTKVDSITSRVIGQSEIAMDVERPQSCLSNFTSDLLVETAEKNTGKKCDFGVMNIGGIRTSLPEGDITVGNIFSIFPFENSISVITLKGKDVKDLFDIIARRGGEGVSKQVEVKIGKDGKAYGLKINGEKIDDSRLYTIATIDYIANGNDELIPFKNSVSRTDLDLRLRDVMLQYIADKTAKGEKLKASLDNRLIQEK from the coding sequence ATGAATACATTGAAATATATTATCGTCGGAGTCGTTTTATACACTATCACAGCTTGTACTGCGACTCATTATACAGTCATAGAAAGCAAAGGATATACCATTCCCGTAACAGAAAGGCTCGATGCTTCCCCCGATGCGTCAGTTGCCGAAATTATAAATATTTACAAAACAAAAGTCGACAGTATCACATCCCGTGTAATCGGACAATCGGAAATAGCAATGGACGTAGAACGTCCTCAGAGCTGTCTGTCGAATTTCACTTCCGATTTGTTAGTGGAAACTGCAGAAAAAAATACCGGAAAGAAATGTGATTTCGGAGTCATGAATATAGGCGGAATACGCACATCTTTACCTGAAGGAGATATTACGGTCGGAAATATATTCAGTATTTTCCCGTTCGAAAACAGCATTTCCGTAATTACTCTGAAAGGAAAAGATGTAAAAGATCTTTTTGATATCATAGCCCGTCGCGGAGGTGAAGGAGTAAGCAAACAGGTAGAAGTAAAAATCGGGAAAGACGGGAAAGCATACGGACTAAAAATCAACGGAGAAAAAATCGATGATTCCCGATTATATACAATAGCTACAATCGATTACATAGCCAATGGCAACGATGAACTGATCCCGTTTAAAAATTCAGTGTCACGCACCGATTTGGATTTGCGGTTGAGAGACGTCATGTTGCAATATATAGCAGACAAAACGGCTAAAGGAGAAAAACTGAAAGCCTCGTTAGACAACAGGCTCATTCAAGAAAAATAA